From Burkholderia sp. WP9, a single genomic window includes:
- a CDS encoding benzoate/H(+) symporter BenE family transporter — MFSRMRADFSASAAIAGVIALVATYSGPVLIVVQAAQAAHLSHNLLSTWIWAVSIGAGLLGLWLSLRHRMPVIGAWSTPGVALLLTALARYPFSDVIGCYLVVAVIIAMLGLSGLFGRLIQHLPAHLLSAMIAGVLFEFCAGIFRSLQSTPAVVLPVVVAYVLCRRLIPRYAVALALLTGVIVALPGANFTAQGLDLSLVKPELTLPTFSIEALVGLGLPLLLLALTQYATSIHILRNAGYDISPKSVVGASGLMSIPLALFGNSGINPAAIVGAMCASPECHVNPRRRYISGVVCGVGYLCIGTFGASVIALFARLPEGLTSTLAGLALLGTLVTSLSSSVSAEGQRESSVITFVVTVSGMSFFGLGSALWGLVAGIIFSLALSKKAFWSSVKQVDGNEPRTS; from the coding sequence ATGTTTTCCAGAATGCGCGCGGACTTTTCCGCGTCCGCCGCCATCGCAGGCGTCATCGCGCTTGTCGCCACCTATAGCGGACCGGTGCTGATCGTCGTGCAAGCGGCGCAGGCCGCGCATCTTTCGCACAATCTGCTGTCAACGTGGATCTGGGCCGTCTCCATCGGTGCCGGCTTGTTAGGTCTCTGGCTTAGCCTGCGGCACAGAATGCCGGTGATCGGCGCGTGGTCGACTCCCGGAGTGGCACTGCTGCTTACCGCACTTGCGCGCTATCCGTTCAGCGACGTGATCGGGTGTTACCTTGTAGTGGCAGTCATCATCGCAATGCTTGGGCTATCGGGGCTGTTCGGCAGACTGATCCAGCATCTGCCTGCCCATCTGCTTTCCGCCATGATTGCCGGCGTGCTCTTCGAGTTTTGCGCGGGCATCTTCCGGTCACTCCAATCCACCCCTGCTGTTGTGCTGCCGGTTGTGGTTGCGTATGTCTTGTGTCGGCGCCTGATCCCGCGTTATGCCGTCGCGCTTGCGCTTCTGACTGGCGTGATCGTGGCTCTGCCTGGCGCGAATTTCACGGCGCAAGGACTCGACCTGAGCCTCGTAAAGCCGGAACTCACGCTCCCAACTTTTTCTATCGAGGCGCTCGTTGGACTCGGGCTGCCTTTGCTCCTGCTCGCGCTGACCCAATACGCAACCTCGATCCATATTCTTCGTAACGCGGGCTACGACATATCGCCTAAATCGGTGGTTGGCGCCAGCGGTCTCATGTCCATTCCTCTCGCATTGTTCGGCAACTCCGGCATTAACCCCGCGGCGATTGTCGGGGCCATGTGCGCGAGCCCGGAATGTCACGTGAATCCACGGCGCAGATACATCTCGGGAGTGGTCTGTGGCGTCGGTTACCTCTGCATCGGCACGTTTGGCGCTTCGGTCATCGCGCTCTTTGCTCGACTGCCCGAAGGGCTGACGAGTACGCTGGCAGGCCTTGCGCTGCTCGGAACACTCGTCACAAGTCTCTCATCTTCCGTCTCCGCGGAGGGCCAACGCGAATCCTCCGTCATTACGTTCGTAGTCACCGTTTCCGGTATGTCATTTTTTGGCTTGGGATCGGCCCTGTGGGGACTCGTTGCCGGCATCATATTTTCGCTTGCATTGTCGAAAAAGGCTTTCTGGAGCTCAGTAAAGCAAGTCGACGGCAACGAGCCGAGAACCAGTTGA
- a CDS encoding MFS transporter, whose protein sequence is MNDELQARVVRKLTWRILPFVMLLYFVSFLDRVNVGFAAITMNKDLGLTPTMFGLGGGIFFLGYFLFEVPSNLILNKVGARIWIARVMVTWGLVSAASAFVAGPTSFYTLRFLLGVAEAGFFPGIILYLSQWFPARQRAVAAAAFMAAAPLSTAIGSPISGAIMQMPALFGLKDWQWLFIVEAIPAVLLGFAVLKALTDSPDKAKWLAADEKAWLIATLREERIGREAHAGHAAGALAALRDPRIWIMSMIYFGTSAGLYTLGLWAPLIIRQYGFSALGTGALNAIPSVLAVIGMVVWARHSDRRGERTWHVVIPCVAAALGLAWAGVADTAVGVVLALVVVNVGISAAKAPLWAMPSTFLSGAGAAAGIAMINSIGNLGGFVGPFAIGWLKSVTGGYAAGLYVVAASLVVSAVLALAVGRRGYRTAPATQ, encoded by the coding sequence ATGAACGATGAATTGCAGGCCCGTGTGGTTCGCAAGCTGACCTGGCGCATCTTGCCTTTTGTGATGCTGCTTTATTTCGTCAGCTTTCTCGACCGTGTGAACGTCGGCTTTGCGGCCATCACCATGAACAAGGACCTCGGCTTGACGCCGACCATGTTCGGGCTCGGCGGCGGCATTTTCTTCCTCGGCTATTTTCTGTTCGAGGTGCCGTCGAATCTGATCCTCAACAAGGTTGGCGCGCGCATCTGGATTGCGCGCGTCATGGTGACGTGGGGCCTCGTTTCGGCGGCATCCGCGTTCGTTGCGGGGCCGACTTCGTTCTATACGTTGCGTTTTCTGCTCGGCGTGGCCGAAGCCGGATTCTTTCCGGGCATCATTCTTTACCTGAGCCAGTGGTTTCCTGCCCGGCAGCGTGCCGTCGCGGCCGCTGCGTTCATGGCGGCCGCGCCTTTGTCGACCGCAATCGGCTCGCCCATTTCCGGCGCGATCATGCAGATGCCCGCGTTGTTCGGGTTGAAGGACTGGCAGTGGCTTTTCATCGTCGAAGCGATTCCCGCCGTCCTGCTCGGCTTTGCGGTACTGAAAGCGCTCACCGATTCCCCGGACAAAGCCAAATGGCTCGCCGCCGATGAAAAGGCCTGGCTCATCGCCACCTTGCGCGAAGAACGCATCGGTCGAGAAGCACACGCCGGACATGCCGCCGGCGCGCTCGCCGCGTTGCGCGACCCGCGTATCTGGATCATGTCGATGATTTATTTCGGCACCTCCGCGGGACTCTATACGCTTGGCTTGTGGGCGCCGCTCATCATCCGCCAATATGGTTTCAGCGCGCTCGGCACGGGCGCATTGAACGCGATTCCGAGCGTGCTGGCGGTGATCGGCATGGTGGTGTGGGCGCGTCATTCGGACCGGCGCGGCGAGCGCACCTGGCATGTGGTGATTCCGTGCGTGGCGGCGGCTCTCGGGCTCGCCTGGGCCGGCGTCGCGGACACGGCGGTCGGCGTGGTGCTGGCGCTGGTCGTGGTGAACGTCGGCATTAGCGCGGCCAAGGCGCCGTTGTGGGCGATGCCGAGCACGTTTCTCTCGGGTGCGGGCGCGGCTGCCGGCATCGCCATGATCAATTCGATCGGCAATCTGGGCGGTTTCGTCGGGCCGTTTGCGATCGGCTGGCTGAAAAGCGTGACGGGCGGATATGCTGCCGGGCTCTATGTGGTGGCGGCGAGCCTGGTGGTTTCCGCTGTGCTGGCGCTGGCCGTCGGCCGGCGAGGATATCGGACCGCGCCCGCGACGCAATGA
- a CDS encoding aspartyl/asparaginyl beta-hydroxylase domain-containing protein: MVTKTSLVGRIKFNNALLRKDLKILSELPVIKEQYDEFSSGTWINHSLWNRTGEWTDTQYSDYDHPAVRTQVGAATSYLSQIIERYFDVEHMRMARVRNLVNGLVIPHTDFLELSEEKDRYVRILIPLETCIDSYHTEENFGVFRMRKGDIWILESTVPHAALNLTSNNRRILSLDFQYADISNPHYSLIFKDPSVRDEAIAPALVARTKLESEDLQDHLELLSERFHHKDDAEQILVALSEVQLRFESPVSDIYKNLTAVARLTRRQELVEHCEEMQRFYIGSRAMNERFPLRKGIF, encoded by the coding sequence GTGGTGACAAAAACCAGCCTTGTAGGTCGGATCAAGTTCAACAATGCTTTACTCAGGAAGGACCTGAAAATACTGTCTGAGTTGCCGGTTATCAAGGAGCAGTACGACGAATTCAGTTCGGGCACGTGGATCAACCATTCGCTTTGGAATAGAACAGGCGAATGGACCGACACCCAATATTCGGACTACGACCATCCGGCCGTCCGAACGCAGGTGGGAGCCGCGACCTCGTATCTCAGCCAGATCATCGAAAGGTATTTCGATGTGGAACATATGCGAATGGCGCGCGTACGCAATCTCGTCAATGGTCTTGTCATCCCGCATACCGATTTTCTGGAGTTGTCAGAAGAAAAAGACCGCTATGTCCGCATTTTGATTCCGCTTGAAACCTGTATCGATTCTTACCACACCGAGGAAAATTTCGGAGTCTTCCGCATGCGAAAAGGCGATATCTGGATATTGGAGTCGACGGTTCCCCACGCGGCGTTAAATCTGACTTCGAACAATCGCCGGATTCTAAGTCTTGATTTTCAGTACGCCGACATTTCAAACCCACATTACTCGTTAATCTTCAAGGATCCTTCGGTCCGCGACGAAGCGATTGCACCCGCACTGGTTGCCCGCACCAAGCTTGAGTCAGAGGACTTGCAGGATCACCTCGAACTTCTGTCCGAGCGATTCCATCATAAGGACGACGCGGAGCAAATTCTGGTCGCCCTTTCAGAGGTTCAGTTGCGCTTCGAGTCGCCGGTCAGTGATATCTACAAAAATTTAACCGCGGTCGCCCGACTGACTCGCCGACAGGAACTCGTCGAGCATTGTGAAGAGATGCAAAGATTCTATATTGGCTCGCGCGCGATGAACGAGCGCTTCCCGCTTCGCAAGGGAATTTTCTAA
- a CDS encoding VIT1/CCC1 transporter family protein, protein MASRQEIKRYKANLSDELHSAALYETLAEAEKDDTRKQVYGDLAKSEREHARVWADKLRANGFEPKGAGHAIKTRLMKGLVRLFGAGFVLPTLAAAEYADRNKYEGQPDAGRMSADEQHHAAIVRTLAHGGGDANLSPGARIAAAEQWHKGAGAGNDLRAAVLGANDGLVSNFCLIMGVAGAGTGNKAILLTGLAGLIAGACSMALGEWLSVTNARELASTQIAKEAQEIEETPEAEEHELALIYRAKGLEADEAKRVASQMMRDKSKALDTLTREELGLDPAELGGNPWSAAGVSFCLFSLGAIFPVMPFLWTRDYNAIVQCVVLSMVALASIGVFTSLFNGRSAGFSALRQIVIGLIAAAFTFGVGRLLGVSVS, encoded by the coding sequence ATGGCATCCCGGCAGGAAATCAAGCGATATAAAGCCAATCTTTCCGACGAACTGCACAGCGCCGCGCTGTACGAAACACTCGCCGAGGCCGAGAAAGACGACACGCGCAAACAGGTGTATGGCGACCTCGCAAAGTCGGAGCGCGAGCATGCACGCGTGTGGGCCGACAAGTTGAGGGCCAACGGGTTCGAGCCGAAGGGCGCGGGCCACGCCATCAAAACGCGCCTGATGAAAGGCCTGGTTCGCCTGTTCGGCGCGGGTTTCGTGCTGCCCACGCTCGCGGCGGCGGAATATGCCGATCGCAATAAATACGAGGGGCAACCGGACGCGGGCCGCATGTCCGCGGACGAGCAGCATCACGCCGCCATCGTCCGCACGCTGGCGCATGGCGGTGGCGACGCGAATCTGTCGCCGGGCGCGCGGATCGCCGCCGCGGAGCAGTGGCACAAGGGCGCGGGGGCCGGCAACGATTTGCGCGCCGCCGTGCTCGGCGCCAACGACGGCCTCGTCTCGAACTTCTGCCTGATCATGGGCGTGGCGGGCGCGGGAACCGGCAACAAGGCGATTCTGTTGACGGGGCTGGCGGGGCTCATCGCCGGTGCATGCTCGATGGCGCTGGGCGAATGGCTTTCGGTCACCAACGCCCGCGAACTGGCCAGCACGCAGATCGCGAAAGAGGCGCAAGAGATCGAGGAGACGCCGGAAGCCGAAGAGCACGAACTCGCGCTGATCTATCGCGCCAAGGGGCTCGAAGCGGACGAGGCCAAACGGGTCGCCTCGCAAATGATGCGCGACAAGAGCAAGGCGCTCGATACCCTGACTCGCGAAGAGCTCGGACTCGATCCCGCGGAGTTGGGCGGCAATCCCTGGTCGGCCGCGGGTGTGTCGTTCTGCCTTTTCTCGCTGGGTGCGATCTTTCCGGTGATGCCGTTTCTGTGGACTCGCGACTACAACGCGATCGTGCAATGCGTGGTGCTGAGCATGGTGGCGCTTGCGTCGATCGGCGTGTTCACGTCGCTTTTCAACGGACGCAGTGCCGGATTTTCGGCGTTGCGGCAGATTGTGATCGGGCTGATCGCGGCTGCGTTCACGTTCGGGGTCGGGCGGCTTTTGGGCGTGTCGGTTTCGTGA
- a CDS encoding glycine betaine/L-proline ABC transporter ATP-binding protein gives MNSPKVVVEGLCKVFGTNPKQAIGMLAGGATKEEVFARTGQIVGVHNVSFEVKEGEIFVLMGLSGSGKSTLIRLINRLVEPSAGKVLIDGRDVASVPRSELTALRRKDMSMVFQSFALMPQRTVLSNAAFGLEVAGVGRKEREKRAMAVLEQVGLAPFAEKLPAQLSGGMQQRVGLARALAVNPSLMIMDEAFSALDPLKRKEMQNVLLDLQREQQRTILFVSHDLEEAMRIGTRIAIMEGGRVVQVGTPQQIITNPADDYVRAFFEGIDTSRYLTAGDLMQTDAVPLMQHSPQIDASSVAATLNGSADYAFVLDSERKIRGFVCRDAMGSASPQLNQIECIRRTTPLDDVVERVVASRAPLPVVEADGSYCGSVNKTNVLNVLTRHRSSHV, from the coding sequence ATGAATTCCCCGAAGGTCGTGGTCGAAGGGCTGTGCAAGGTGTTCGGCACCAACCCGAAACAGGCGATCGGCATGCTGGCAGGCGGCGCAACGAAAGAAGAGGTTTTCGCGCGCACCGGTCAGATTGTCGGCGTTCACAACGTATCGTTCGAAGTCAAGGAAGGCGAGATCTTCGTGCTGATGGGCCTGTCCGGCTCCGGCAAGTCGACGCTGATCCGTCTGATCAACCGGCTGGTCGAGCCGAGCGCAGGCAAGGTGCTGATCGACGGCCGCGATGTGGCGAGCGTGCCGCGCTCGGAATTGACGGCGCTGCGCCGCAAGGACATGAGCATGGTGTTCCAGTCCTTCGCGCTGATGCCGCAGCGAACCGTGCTGTCCAATGCGGCGTTCGGCCTCGAAGTGGCAGGCGTGGGCCGCAAGGAACGCGAGAAGCGCGCGATGGCCGTGCTCGAACAGGTCGGCCTCGCGCCGTTCGCGGAAAAGCTGCCCGCGCAGCTCTCCGGCGGCATGCAGCAGCGCGTGGGTCTCGCGCGGGCGCTGGCGGTCAATCCGTCGCTGATGATCATGGACGAGGCGTTCTCCGCCCTCGATCCGCTCAAGCGCAAGGAAATGCAGAACGTGCTGCTCGATCTGCAACGCGAGCAGCAGCGCACCATCCTGTTCGTGTCGCACGATCTGGAAGAAGCGATGCGCATCGGCACCCGCATCGCGATCATGGAAGGCGGCCGGGTCGTGCAGGTCGGCACGCCGCAGCAGATCATCACCAATCCCGCCGACGACTACGTCCGCGCGTTCTTCGAAGGCATCGACACGAGCCGCTATCTGACCGCCGGCGATCTGATGCAGACCGACGCCGTGCCGCTCATGCAGCACTCGCCGCAGATCGATGCGTCGAGCGTGGCCGCCACGCTCAACGGCAGCGCCGACTACGCGTTCGTGCTCGACAGCGAGCGCAAGATTCGCGGCTTCGTCTGCCGCGACGCGATGGGCAGCGCTTCGCCGCAGCTCAATCAGATCGAATGCATCCGCCGCACTACACCGCTGGATGACGTCGTCGAACGCGTGGTGGCGAGCCGCGCGCCGCTGCCGGTTGTCGAAGCCGACGGCTCCTACTGTGGTTCGGTCAACAAGACGAACGTGCTGAACGTTCTCACCCGCCATCGGAGTTCCCATGTCTGA
- the choW gene encoding choline ABC transporter permease subunit: protein MSEVIPLGAWVDHGVHYLLDHDAKTFDSIGKVIESFAAVIEHGLQAVPMWALMAFFVGIGLWRVGWRFALFTLLAMLLIYGTGFWDQMVITLGLTLSSTLISLLLGVPLGIWTAKSRTVEMIVRPVLDLMQTMPAFVYLIPAAMLFGLGRVPGILSTVIFAMPPAVRLTSLGIKHVNREIVEAGQAFGCTPWQLLYKVQFPNALPSIMTGVNQTIMMALSMVIIASMVGAGGLGNDVLASIQRLDIGLGFESGLSLVMLAIILDRITESFGRSPGMARAPLLSGLRSVMKVRREPAAQHG, encoded by the coding sequence ATGTCTGAAGTCATTCCACTTGGCGCCTGGGTCGATCACGGCGTTCACTATCTGCTCGACCACGACGCAAAAACTTTCGATTCCATCGGCAAGGTGATCGAGAGCTTTGCCGCGGTGATCGAACACGGCTTGCAAGCCGTGCCGATGTGGGCGCTGATGGCGTTCTTCGTCGGCATCGGGCTGTGGCGGGTGGGCTGGCGCTTCGCGCTGTTCACGCTGCTCGCCATGCTGCTGATCTACGGCACCGGGTTCTGGGATCAGATGGTGATCACGCTCGGCCTGACCTTGTCGTCCACGCTGATCAGCTTGCTGCTCGGTGTGCCGCTCGGCATCTGGACTGCGAAGAGCCGCACCGTCGAGATGATCGTGCGCCCCGTGCTCGATCTGATGCAGACCATGCCGGCGTTCGTGTACCTGATTCCGGCCGCGATGCTATTCGGTCTGGGCCGTGTGCCGGGGATTCTCTCCACCGTGATTTTCGCCATGCCGCCGGCGGTGCGTCTCACTTCGCTCGGTATCAAGCACGTGAACCGGGAAATCGTCGAAGCAGGGCAGGCATTTGGCTGCACGCCGTGGCAATTGCTTTACAAGGTGCAGTTTCCGAACGCGCTGCCGTCCATCATGACCGGCGTGAACCAGACCATCATGATGGCGCTCTCCATGGTGATCATCGCGTCGATGGTGGGTGCGGGCGGTCTCGGCAACGACGTGCTGGCCAGTATTCAACGGCTCGATATCGGGCTCGGCTTCGAAAGCGGACTTTCGTTGGTGATGCTCGCGATCATTCTGGACCGCATCACGGAGAGCTTTGGCCGCTCGCCTGGCATGGCGCGCGCGCCGCTGCTGTCGGGCTTGCGCAGTGTCATGAAAGTGCGCCGCGAGCCGGCGGCGCAACACGGCTGA